The following proteins are encoded in a genomic region of Clostridium pasteurianum BC1:
- a CDS encoding IS1182 family transposase, whose amino-acid sequence MAYLAGVDRNQTTYLVTSLDDFIENDNPIRIIDAFVNSLNLKKLGFVVYDSNKQGQCPYDRKVLLKLHVYGYMNGIRSSRKLERETGRNIEVMWLLNSLKPDHGTISAFIKDNKKAFRNVLKEFTLLLKGWGLIDGKLIAIDGTKLKAQNSKHNYITESVLQKKIEYVEEKIEEYLKQIESNDAAENLNNAISNKNVADLQSKIESYKQMKEAYEQQKKEMKDQKISQICKTDSDARGMKNNGKFEVCYNVQTSVDSKNKLIVDCDVVNDINDLNQLSNMTLRAKSLLRKRKLKVLADTGYYNAEEIKKCLDKKAILYIKKSKSNNTTGQNEYRKENFKYKENTDTYICPEGNDLAFSEYSSKNGIRYKRYKCKSCKECSKKSLCTTAKEGRNIQRWEFEELLDQVAEITHRNNNIYKKRQCIVEHPFGTVKRTLGYTYFLRKGLESVNAEAASIFVAYNLKRIINILTVPILIEKFSQLSIR is encoded by the coding sequence ATGGCTTATTTGGCAGGTGTTGATAGAAATCAAACTACTTATTTGGTTACGTCATTAGATGATTTTATTGAAAATGATAATCCAATTAGAATTATTGATGCATTTGTAAATTCATTAAACTTAAAGAAACTTGGATTTGTTGTTTATGATTCAAATAAGCAAGGTCAATGTCCTTATGATCGTAAAGTATTGCTTAAATTACATGTTTACGGATATATGAATGGAATTAGGTCTTCTAGAAAATTAGAAAGAGAGACTGGAAGAAATATAGAAGTAATGTGGCTACTTAATTCATTAAAGCCTGACCATGGAACTATTTCTGCTTTTATTAAAGATAATAAGAAAGCCTTTAGAAATGTACTTAAAGAATTTACATTATTATTAAAAGGCTGGGGTTTAATTGATGGAAAACTAATAGCTATAGATGGAACTAAGTTAAAGGCTCAAAATAGCAAGCACAATTATATAACCGAATCAGTGCTCCAAAAAAAGATTGAATATGTAGAAGAAAAAATCGAAGAATATTTAAAACAGATAGAATCCAATGATGCTGCTGAAAATTTGAATAATGCAATATCGAATAAAAATGTAGCAGATTTACAATCAAAAATTGAGTCCTATAAACAAATGAAAGAAGCATATGAACAACAAAAAAAGGAAATGAAAGATCAAAAAATTAGCCAAATTTGTAAAACAGACAGTGATGCACGTGGGATGAAAAACAATGGGAAATTTGAGGTTTGCTACAATGTCCAGACTTCAGTTGATAGCAAAAATAAATTAATTGTAGATTGCGATGTAGTAAATGATATAAATGATTTAAATCAACTTTCAAATATGACTTTAAGAGCAAAGTCCTTATTGAGAAAAAGAAAATTGAAAGTTCTTGCAGATACAGGATATTATAATGCTGAAGAAATAAAAAAATGTTTAGATAAAAAAGCAATTTTGTATATAAAAAAATCAAAGTCCAATAATACAACTGGACAAAATGAATATAGAAAAGAGAATTTCAAATATAAAGAAAATACAGATACTTACATTTGTCCAGAAGGAAATGATCTTGCTTTCTCAGAATATAGCTCAAAAAATGGAATAAGGTACAAGCGATACAAATGTAAAAGCTGCAAAGAATGTTCTAAAAAAAGTCTATGTACCACAGCAAAAGAAGGACGAAATATTCAACGTTGGGAATTTGAGGAATTACTAGATCAAGTAGCTGAAATAACACATAGGAATAACAATATCTATAAAAAAAGACAATGCATTGTGGAGCATCCATTTGGAACTGTGAAACGAACGTTGGGATATACATATTTTCTACGCAAAGGATTGGAATCGGTTAATGCTGAGGCCGCCTCTATTTTTGTTGCCTATAATTTAAAACGTATAATAAATATTCTTACGGTGCCGATACTGATTGAGAAATTCAGCCAATTATCCATAAGGTAA
- a CDS encoding ABC transporter ATP-binding protein, translating to MTTIDYRKEKLLNKVNNKNDTEKDIFFRILHYFLPYWKSMIIILFTIISTSILNIVQPIFTKDIIDIALPKKNIRLLLTYILLSFGTLLISSLVSVGQSYLNTFISKNIIRDLRSDMYENLQSMSIKFFTNVKSGEITSRINNDIGGIEGIFSNTFIQVIQGVFSFVTISLTLFFMNWKLAIISIISVPIFLIPSKKVGRKRLAIATETQVKLAELTNIITETLNISGIMLMNLFNIEKEKNKEFEKINEDVTKLQIRETIVGRWFIMTIKILSSLTPLLIYLFGGLILIKYNNISIGEIVMFVTLVTNLYSPVNTFSNIHVDLVRATALFKRIFQYLDLKSDIADSSSSKIITNIKGNIEFKHVNFSYTKKSNTLIDINFKIESGQTVAFVGASGAGKTTISYLLPRLYDVDSGSIFIDGIDVKDFTLTSLRSHIGMVTQDTFLFNTTIKDNLLFAKSHATDQEIISVCKAANIHDFIISLPDGYNTIVGERGIKLSGGEKQRLSIARTLLKKPSVIIFDEATSALDSNSESLIKKTIDPILKSCTSLIIAHRLSTIISADIIFVLKDGRIIEYGNHLELLKKCSVYKDLYDKQFRLQN from the coding sequence ATGACAACTATAGATTATCGAAAAGAAAAACTTCTCAATAAAGTTAATAATAAAAATGATACTGAAAAAGATATATTTTTTAGAATATTGCATTATTTTTTGCCTTATTGGAAATCAATGATTATAATACTCTTTACAATAATATCAACATCTATCTTAAATATTGTACAACCTATCTTTACAAAAGACATTATTGATATTGCATTACCAAAAAAGAATATAAGATTACTGTTAACATATATTTTATTATCATTTGGAACTCTACTTATTTCTAGTTTGGTTTCGGTTGGGCAGAGTTATTTAAATACATTCATTTCAAAAAATATTATTCGAGATTTACGTTCTGATATGTATGAAAACTTACAAAGTATGTCTATTAAATTCTTCACTAATGTAAAATCTGGTGAAATCACCTCAAGAATTAATAATGACATAGGAGGAATTGAAGGAATATTTTCAAATACATTTATACAAGTTATACAAGGTGTTTTTTCATTTGTAACAATATCTTTAACTTTATTTTTCATGAATTGGAAATTAGCAATTATAAGTATTATTTCAGTACCAATCTTTTTAATTCCTTCTAAAAAGGTTGGTAGAAAAAGACTTGCGATAGCAACTGAAACTCAAGTGAAACTTGCAGAGTTAACAAACATCATTACAGAAACATTAAATATTAGTGGTATTATGCTTATGAACCTTTTTAATATAGAAAAAGAGAAGAATAAAGAATTTGAAAAAATAAATGAGGATGTAACTAAATTGCAGATTCGTGAAACAATAGTAGGCCGCTGGTTTATTATGACCATTAAAATTTTATCTTCACTTACTCCATTATTGATTTATCTTTTTGGAGGACTTATCTTAATAAAATATAATAATATTAGCATTGGTGAAATTGTTATGTTTGTTACATTAGTTACTAACTTGTATTCTCCAGTTAACACATTTTCTAATATACATGTTGACCTAGTAAGAGCTACGGCACTTTTTAAAAGAATATTCCAATATTTAGATCTAAAAAGTGACATAGCTGACTCATCAAGTTCAAAAATCATAACTAATATAAAGGGGAATATTGAATTTAAACATGTAAATTTTTCATATACAAAGAAAAGTAACACTCTTATAGATATAAACTTTAAAATTGAATCAGGTCAAACAGTTGCTTTTGTAGGCGCAAGTGGTGCTGGCAAAACAACAATTTCATATCTTCTTCCACGCCTTTATGATGTTGATAGTGGTTCTATATTTATTGATGGTATAGATGTTAAAGATTTTACTCTTACTTCTCTTCGTAGTCACATTGGTATGGTTACGCAAGATACATTCCTTTTTAATACTACAATAAAAGACAACTTACTTTTTGCAAAATCACATGCAACTGACCAAGAAATAATATCTGTTTGCAAAGCTGCTAATATACATGATTTTATCATTTCACTTCCAGATGGATATAATACAATTGTGGGTGAACGAGGAATTAAATTATCTGGTGGTGAAAAACAACGTTTATCTATCGCTAGAACACTACTAAAAAAACCTAGTGTAATTATTTTTGATGAAGCTACTTCTGCATTAGATTCTAATTCAGAATCATTAATTAAAAAAACAATTGATCCTATTTTAAAATCTTGTACAAGTTTAATTATAGCTCATAGGCTTTCAACCATTATATCTGCAGATATAATTTTTGTGCTTAAAGATGGTAGAATTATTGAATATGGAAATCACTTAGAATTATTGAAAAAATGTAGTGTATATAAAGATTTATATGATAAACAATTTAGACTACAGAATTAA
- a CDS encoding CLI_3235 family bacteriocin precursor, translated as MKLLGKKHVKVMETIEAYACSGVAICNCSGTGTAYSSLNDQIYWDVFWS; from the coding sequence ATGAAATTATTAGGTAAAAAACATGTTAAAGTTATGGAAACAATCGAGGCATATGCCTGTTCAGGTGTAGCAATATGTAATTGTAGTGGTACTGGTACAGCTTACAGTTCACTTAATGATCAAATATACTGGGATGTATTCTGGAGCTAG
- the ccpM gene encoding Cys-rich peptide radical SAM maturase CcpM has product MLINKPFIKLFKTRSKYYMYDVNKNTILNIDNKQYTFLKNCLEFNDNCFETKEVNRLYKDGFLSSNKVKNIVHPAEELLPYYLNNNVQMLILQVTQQCNFRCEYCVYSGAYLNRSHSNKKMDISTALKGIDFIINHSSNVETINIGFYGGEPLLEFNFIKKCIEYAEEKSDCKKIIFSMTTNASLLTDEIVEFLYKHSVLLTISLDGPKEIHNSHRKLALNNNGSFDKVINNIVRIEKKFPEYIKTILFNTVIDTENDFDCIDKFFLSYDTVKNIALRSTFISNNYKKDDIVINEKRQDYYSKQSYELFKIFYHLIKEKSTENCSRIAIEEYNEVAKLSKKLVPQEILPERAHPSGPCIPGTHRLFMNADGFFYPCERVSESSNLMQIGHIDTGFDIDKVKKILNIGKVNENACKNCWAIRLCGICASLIDSTEKEFSEKRKEEFCKKFKLSLEEKLKNYCFLKEFGHDFENNVEMNLNEVIK; this is encoded by the coding sequence ATGTTAATCAACAAACCATTTATTAAACTTTTTAAAACACGTAGTAAGTATTATATGTATGATGTAAACAAAAATACTATATTAAATATTGATAATAAGCAGTATACTTTTTTAAAAAATTGCTTAGAGTTTAATGATAATTGCTTTGAAACAAAAGAAGTTAATAGACTGTATAAGGATGGATTTTTATCTTCAAATAAAGTAAAAAATATAGTTCATCCTGCTGAGGAATTATTACCATACTATTTAAATAATAATGTGCAAATGTTAATTTTACAGGTAACACAGCAGTGTAATTTTAGATGTGAATATTGTGTTTATTCAGGCGCCTATTTAAACAGAAGTCACTCAAATAAAAAAATGGATATTTCAACAGCTTTAAAAGGAATAGATTTTATTATTAACCATTCAAGTAATGTTGAAACAATCAATATAGGTTTTTATGGTGGAGAACCATTGCTTGAATTTAATTTTATAAAGAAATGTATAGAGTATGCTGAAGAAAAGTCTGATTGTAAAAAAATAATATTTTCAATGACTACAAATGCATCCCTTTTAACAGATGAAATTGTAGAATTCTTATATAAACATAGTGTATTGTTAACAATTAGTTTGGATGGTCCTAAAGAAATACATAACTCTCATAGAAAACTTGCTTTAAATAATAATGGAAGTTTTGATAAAGTAATTAATAATATTGTTAGAATAGAAAAAAAGTTTCCTGAATATATAAAAACTATTCTTTTTAATACAGTTATTGATACTGAAAATGATTTTGATTGTATAGATAAATTTTTTCTTAGTTATGATACTGTAAAAAATATAGCATTAAGATCAACCTTTATATCTAATAACTATAAAAAAGATGATATAGTTATTAATGAAAAACGTCAAGACTACTATTCTAAGCAATCATATGAATTATTTAAAATTTTCTATCATTTGATAAAAGAAAAAAGTACTGAAAATTGTTCAAGGATAGCAATAGAAGAATATAATGAAGTTGCAAAATTATCAAAAAAATTAGTTCCTCAAGAAATATTGCCTGAAAGAGCACATCCTTCTGGTCCATGTATTCCTGGTACTCACAGATTATTTATGAATGCAGATGGATTTTTCTATCCATGTGAAAGAGTTAGTGAATCTTCGAATCTTATGCAAATAGGACATATAGATACGGGTTTTGATATAGATAAGGTTAAAAAGATACTTAATATTGGTAAGGTAAATGAAAACGCTTGTAAAAATTGTTGGGCAATAAGACTTTGTGGTATATGTGCATCCTTAATAGACTCTACAGAAAAAGAATTTTCAGAAAAAAGAAAAGAGGAATTTTGTAAAAAATTCAAATTATCTTTAGAAGAAAAACTTAAAAATTATTGTTTTTTAAAAGAATTCGGTCATGATTTTGAAAATAATGTAGAAATGAATTTAAATGAGGTGATAAAGTGA
- a CDS encoding TIGR04066 family peptide maturation system protein, whose translation MKNKVMIYPFDIESAPLIRHNNLINEYDIVAAVSPNGWGFNGKDIGNVDSGELINLKISSDFDESLKNCDTVFFNEPSRNIDFNKFIFPHIMKAVNSLKNIICTIELEQKIINEISSICTKNNKLFKYFPNKDMDTKKPLSEKIYTIDVPVIFVVGLSERTNKFEIQLNLRENFKKMGYKVSQIGSRHYCELFDFHSFPRFMYSTLITESEKIILFNYYIKSISIKENPDIIVIGIPGGTMPFNYEFTNRFGILAYEISQAILPDVVALSLPYSNLSKDFFDLISKSYKYKFGYDIDCYNISNSYFNLQGSQLARTPQYITLDYKFIDEKKKIYTDINTPIYNILNSEDPEKMAEFIINKLQEYGKNQIV comes from the coding sequence GTGAAGAATAAGGTAATGATATATCCATTTGACATTGAATCTGCTCCATTAATAAGACATAATAATCTTATTAATGAATATGATATTGTAGCTGCTGTATCTCCAAATGGATGGGGGTTTAATGGTAAAGATATTGGAAATGTTGATAGTGGTGAACTTATAAATTTAAAGATAAGCAGTGATTTTGATGAATCATTAAAAAATTGCGATACAGTGTTTTTTAATGAGCCTAGCAGAAATATAGATTTTAATAAATTTATATTTCCACACATTATGAAAGCTGTTAATAGTTTAAAAAATATAATTTGTACGATTGAACTTGAACAAAAAATAATAAATGAAATATCAAGTATTTGCACAAAAAATAATAAATTATTTAAATATTTTCCCAATAAAGATATGGACACAAAAAAGCCATTAAGTGAAAAAATTTACACAATTGATGTACCAGTAATTTTTGTGGTTGGTCTAAGTGAACGAACAAATAAATTTGAAATACAATTAAATCTAAGAGAAAATTTTAAAAAAATGGGTTACAAGGTTTCTCAGATAGGATCACGTCATTATTGCGAACTATTTGATTTTCATTCATTCCCTAGATTTATGTATAGTACACTAATAACTGAATCAGAAAAAATTATTCTATTTAATTATTATATAAAAAGTATATCAATCAAAGAAAATCCGGATATAATAGTAATTGGTATACCTGGTGGTACAATGCCTTTTAATTATGAATTTACAAATAGATTTGGCATTTTGGCTTATGAAATTTCTCAAGCTATTTTACCAGATGTTGTTGCATTAAGTCTACCATATAGTAATCTTTCAAAAGATTTTTTTGACCTTATATCAAAATCATATAAATATAAGTTTGGTTATGATATTGATTGTTATAATATTTCTAATTCATATTTTAATCTTCAAGGTAGTCAACTTGCAAGAACACCCCAATATATCACACTAGATTATAAATTTATTGATGAAAAGAAAAAGATATATACTGACATAAATACTCCAATATATAATATTTTAAATTCTGAAGATCCAGAAAAAATGGCTGAATTTATAATTAACAAATTACAAGAATATGGTAAAAATCAAATTGTTTAA
- a CDS encoding glycosyltransferase family 39 protein, with product MNYMQDKFNNFVGVFLKILFFLIMVGSIAMPFLSFFKLSFKNIVYSIVIILVILLACLFLGHFIYSLVKKDFSNRLILLIILLLAFLLRLSYILLIDTKPFSDFAVIYASSQKFALGDYSVFKGVSYIARFPHLTILSIYLGELIKIFHKPIFAIKFINIILSTINVYIIYLISFELYEDKVKSIMISFVACIFPAFIFYNSVLCSENLAMPFFLGSVYLFILVIKNKKNLLWIFISGILLSIGNLFRIVGIIILIAYILHLLIYYRNKKSILISGILIVSFILPLISVNSLLLHNNVTEYSLWNGREPFETSILKGTNINSLGMWNIDDAQLSEKYNFNYNQVKSASIHIITERLTKTPLYKLIGFYLIKFIAQWSSGDFSGAYWSTGDLSILNPNFSISIILFVYSQLLYIILIISIYKNLFVKKIDSYDNKQIHLIHIIFCGFVMFYLIIEQQPRYAYIVSWIFILLFYEIPFNKLYRNSKKNNK from the coding sequence ATGAATTATATGCAGGATAAATTTAACAATTTTGTAGGAGTATTTTTAAAAATTCTTTTTTTTCTTATTATGGTAGGAAGCATAGCAATGCCATTTTTAAGTTTTTTTAAACTTTCCTTTAAGAATATAGTATACTCAATAGTAATCATATTAGTTATTTTATTAGCTTGTTTATTTTTAGGACACTTTATTTATAGTCTAGTAAAAAAGGATTTTTCTAATAGATTAATTTTATTAATTATTTTATTATTAGCATTTTTGTTAAGATTATCCTACATTCTGTTAATAGATACAAAACCATTTTCAGATTTTGCAGTAATTTATGCAAGTAGCCAAAAATTTGCATTGGGAGATTATTCCGTTTTCAAGGGTGTAAGTTATATTGCTAGATTTCCTCATTTAACAATTTTATCAATATACCTTGGTGAACTAATAAAGATATTTCATAAACCTATATTTGCAATTAAATTTATAAATATTATTTTGTCTACAATTAATGTATATATTATTTATTTAATTAGTTTTGAATTATATGAAGATAAAGTGAAATCAATTATGATTTCATTTGTGGCATGTATTTTTCCAGCCTTTATATTTTATAATTCCGTTCTTTGCTCTGAAAATTTGGCCATGCCATTTTTTTTAGGAAGTGTATATTTATTTATTTTAGTAATTAAAAATAAAAAGAATTTATTATGGATCTTCATTTCGGGAATATTACTAAGCATAGGCAATCTTTTTAGGATAGTCGGTATTATAATTCTTATAGCTTATATTTTGCACTTATTAATTTATTATAGAAATAAAAAAAGCATTTTAATAAGTGGAATCTTAATCGTATCATTTATCTTACCTTTAATTAGCGTTAATAGTTTACTGTTACATAATAATGTAACTGAATATTCTCTTTGGAATGGAAGGGAACCATTTGAAACATCTATTTTAAAAGGAACAAATATTAATTCGTTAGGAATGTGGAATATTGATGATGCTCAGTTATCAGAAAAATATAACTTTAATTATAACCAAGTTAAATCTGCCAGTATACATATTATTACAGAAAGACTTACTAAAACACCTTTATATAAATTAATTGGATTTTACTTAATTAAATTTATAGCTCAATGGTCTAGTGGAGATTTTTCTGGAGCTTATTGGTCTACAGGTGATTTAAGTATATTGAATCCTAATTTCTCTATTAGTATTATATTATTTGTTTATTCTCAATTACTATACATTATTTTAATAATATCAATATATAAAAATTTGTTTGTAAAAAAGATAGATTCTTATGATAACAAGCAAATACATTTAATTCATATAATATTTTGCGGATTTGTCATGTTCTATTTAATCATTGAACAACAACCAAGATATGCATATATAGTATCTTGGATATTTATATTATTATTTTATGAAATACCATTCAATAAATTATATAGAAATAGTAAAAAAAACAACAAATAA